In the Oryzias latipes chromosome 9, ASM223467v1 genome, one interval contains:
- the LOC101159591 gene encoding chondroitin sulfate N-acetylgalactosaminyltransferase 1-like, translating into MFRRWLLALIARFGLIGVGFCCCLLLLYLLACKPASNSKKPSLPWPEGTTSKEGYMALLQEREDSHRHYINSLTKQIAELKEALQERTQQLQESLDKAKAKGILPQGLESLHKATMQSDLKEFFRLQLNQAEVTVGVSLPSEYAVIPFDMFTLQTVYQLETGLSKHPAERPVRKDRKDELISTVETALHILNGPQQHQEDTRRKHTYSPSDFIQGLTRTERTRGSTYELVFKGDSPQDFTQLFLFRPFGPPMKVKSESVNTRSTVINIIIPLSKRMEAFSRFMSNFRQVCIQQNSKVHLTVVYFGKDEVDQVKTVLDQTTRETQFRSFTLIQLNEVFSRGRGLEVGVRAWRRRQNVLLFFCDVDIVFTADFLTSCRINAEPGKKVFYPVLFSQYNPAVIYRNSTHSPPLQQQLVISQETGFWRDFGFGMTCQYRSDFINIGGFDRSIKGWGLEDVHLYRKYLHSKLMVIRSPSRSLFHLWHEKSCADELPPDKFKMCMQTKAMNEASHGQLGELYFRREKGPHRNR; encoded by the exons ATGTTCCGACGCTGGCTCCTGGCACTGATAGCTCGCTTTGGCCTCATTGGTGTGGGCTTCTGCTGCTGCCTGCTGCTCTTGTATCTACTGGCCTGTAAACCTGCTTCTAACAGTAAGAAGCCGAGTCTGCCTTGGCCTGAAGGGACCACCAGTAAGGAGGGATACATGGCTCTTCTGCAGGAAAGGGAGGATTCTCATAGGCATTACATCAACAGTTTGACGAAGCAGATCGCCGAGCTGAAGGAAGCTCTTCAGGAGAGGACGCAGCAGCTCCAGGAGTCCCTGGATAAAGCTAAAGCCAAGGGAATTCTGCCTCAGGGTCTGGAGAGTCTGCACAAAGCAACCATGCAGTCCGATTTGAAG GAGTTCTTCCGCTTACAGTTGAACCAGGCGGAGGTTACTGTAGGTGTGAGTCTGCCCAGTGAATACGCAGTGATACCCTTTGACATGTTCACCCTGCAGAC GGTTTACCAGCTGGAAACAGGCCTGTCGAAGCACCCGGCCGAGAGGCCGGTGAGGAAAGACCGCAAGGATGAGCTGATCAGCACTGTGGAAACAGCTCTGCACATCCTGAATGGACCCCAGCAACATCAGGAAGACACCAGGAGAAAGCACACATACTCCCCGTCAGATTTCATACAAG GGCTGACCCGCACAGAGCGAACCCGGGGCAGCACCTATGAGCTGGTGTTCAAAGGCGACAGCCCACAGGACTTCACGCAGCTCTTTCTCTTCCGGCCGTTCGGCCCACCCATGAAGGTGAAGAGTGAGAGTGTGAACACGCGTAGCACCgtcatcaacatcatcatccCGCTCTCGAAAAGGATGGAGGCGTTCAGTCGGTTCATGAGCAACTTCCG ACAAGTGTGCATCCAGCAGAACAGCAAAGTTCATCTCACCGTCGTCTATTTTGGTAAAGATGAGGTGGACCAGGTGAAAACTGTGCTGGATCAGACCACCAG AGAAACCCAGTTCAGGAGCTTCACTCTGATTCAGCTGAATGAGGTCTTTTCTCGTGGCCGAGGCCTTGAGGTCGGAGTCAGGGCTTGGAGGCGGCGGCAGAAcgttctcctcttcttctgtgATGTGGACATCGTCTTCACTGCTGATTTTTTAACATCCTGTCGGATAAACGCCGAGCCTG GGAAAAAAGTCTTCTACCCAGTGCTTTTCAGTCAGTACAACCCGGCAGTCATCTACAGGAACAGCACACACTCACCTCCCCTTCAACAACAACTG GTGATCAGTCAGGAAACTGGATTCTGGCGAGACTTTGGGTTTGGCATGACATGCCAATACAGGTCGGACTTCATCAACATAG GGGGGTTTGATCGCAGCATCAAAGGCTGGGGGCTGGAGGATGTGCACCTCTACAGGAAATACCTTCATAGCAAGCTGATGGTGATCCGCTCGCCAAGCCGCAGCCTTTTCCACTTGTGGCATGAGAAGAGCTGTGCGGACGAGCTTCCTCCAGACAAGTTCAAGATGTGCATGCAGACGAAAGCCATGAATGAAGCTTCGCACGGCCAGCTGGGAGAGCTCTACTTCAGACGGGAGAAAGGACCCCATCGAAACAGATGA